A region of the Romboutsia hominis genome:
TATTATAAAATAAAAAAGAGGGTAAATACCCTCTTTTTTATTTTATATAAAAAATTATGTTTTTATAAAGTTAGGTAAATATAAATTTTACATCATAGCCATAAAGTAATCTATTGCTATATAAATCCCTGAAAGTCCTACTAAGCCGTATACTATTTTGCTTAAAGTATTTATATTACCAAATCTTCCTCCACCAGCACAAATTGCTGCAACTAAATCAAAATTAGCGATACTTACTAGACCCCAATTTATAGCACCAATAATAACTAGTATAAGAGCTATATCATATAACATATCCATAGTTATACCTCCAAAAAAATTATTTGTATATTATATGATTAACAAATAATTACATTTTATACATAATATTAAAATAATTAAAATATAAGCAATATATTGTTAAAATTTGTAAAAAATGATAAAGTCTAATTGTGTTACGAATATTAA
Encoded here:
- a CDS encoding DUF378 domain-containing protein codes for the protein MDMLYDIALILVIIGAINWGLVSIANFDLVAAICAGGGRFGNINTLSKIVYGLVGLSGIYIAIDYFMAMM